A genomic stretch from Falco naumanni isolate bFalNau1 chromosome 4, bFalNau1.pat, whole genome shotgun sequence includes:
- the BSG gene encoding basigin isoform X3, with product MAAGVAGPCSLLALLLLGGLAASVAGTSPEIKAHVTGVSGKLILSCNITAPYPAIKGHEWMHGDKILQTDTESSAFTSYTIEGKMEEHSGVYDCVYKTNPVIKAQVNISVPPQVMAYKKSEHGNEGDTGVLTCKNPSFPPVFSWFWYKSGQEPIINGSGRYIIKSSGNKTELRILKLNIEEDTGDYHCNATNSYGSGGATVNLRVRSRLAALWPFLGIVAEVLVLVTIIFIYEKRRKPDEVLDDDDGGSAPLKSNATNHKDKNVRQRNAN from the exons ATGGCGGCGGGAGTGGCTGGGCCGTGCAGCCTCCTGGCGCTGCTCCTCCTCGGCGGGCTGGCCGCCAGCGTCGCGGGGACAA GTCCAGAAATCAAAGCTCATGTAACTGGTGTCTCTGGCAAGCTGATCCTCAGCTGTAACATCACTGCGCCTTACCCTGCCATCAAGGGGCACGAATGGATGCACGGGGACAAGATACTTCAGACGGACACAGAGTCAAGTGCTTTCACCAGTTACAC AATCGAGGGGAAGATGGAAGAGCACTCTGGTGTCTATGATTGCGTCTACAAAACAAACCCAGTGATAAAAGCACAAGTGAATATTTCAG TTCCACCCCAAGTGATGGCATACAAGAAGTCTGAGCATGGGAATGAAGGGGACACTGGTGTGCTGACCTGCAAGAATCCCTCTTTCCCCCCTGTTTTCTCTTGGTTCTGGTACAAAAGTGGTCAAGAG cccatCATCAATGGTTCTGGTCGATACATTATCAAGTCCAGTGGCAACAAGACAGAGTTACGCATTCTTAAACTGAATATTGAGGAGGATACGGGTGACTACCACTGCAATGCCACCAACTCTTACGGCTCTGGTGGTGCTACAGTGAACCTGCGCGTACGCAGCCGTCTAGCAGCACTCTGGCCCTTCCTGGGTATTGTGGCAGAAGTCCTCGTTCTTGTCACCATCATCTTCATCTatgagaagaggaggaagccaGATGAAGTTCTTGATG ATGATGATGGAGGTTCTGCACCGCT GAAAAGCAACGCCACAAACCACAAGGACAAGAACGTCCGCCAGAGAAATGCTAACTAA
- the BSG gene encoding basigin isoform X1: MAAGVAGPCSLLALLLLGGLAASVAGTTGFIKSPLSQKRLTQDSVELYCEAIGNPIPEIQWWFEGNEPNETYAQLWDGARQDRVKINATYNLHSTSTIYIANLTSDDSGMYECRASNDPDRNHLSKSPKVKWIRSQANVFVIERPEIKAHVTGVSGKLILSCNITAPYPAIKGHEWMHGDKILQTDTESSAFTSYTIEGKMEEHSGVYDCVYKTNPVIKAQVNISVPPQVMAYKKSEHGNEGDTGVLTCKNPSFPPVFSWFWYKSGQEPIINGSGRYIIKSSGNKTELRILKLNIEEDTGDYHCNATNSYGSGGATVNLRVRSRLAALWPFLGIVAEVLVLVTIIFIYEKRRKPDEVLDDDDGGSAPLKSNATNHKDKNVRQRNAN, encoded by the exons ATGGCGGCGGGAGTGGCTGGGCCGTGCAGCCTCCTGGCGCTGCTCCTCCTCGGCGGGCTGGCCGCCAGCGTCGCGGGGACAA CTGGTTTTATAAAGTCACCACTGTCTCAAAAGAGACTGACTCAGGACAGCGTCGAGTTGTACTGCGAGGCGATTGGCAATCCTATCCCTGAGATCCAGTGGTGGTTTGAGGGAAACGAGCCAAATGAGACCTATGCTCAGCTCTGGGATGGTGCACGGCAGGACCGTGTCAAAATCAACGCCACCTACAACCTGCACTCTACCAGTACCATCTACATCGCAAACCTCACAAGCGACGACTCGGGCATGTATGAGTGCCGGGCTAGCAACGACCCTGACCGCAACCACTTGTCGAAGAGCCCCAAAGTCAAGTGGATCCGTTCCCAGGCGAACGTTTTTGTCATCGAAC GTCCAGAAATCAAAGCTCATGTAACTGGTGTCTCTGGCAAGCTGATCCTCAGCTGTAACATCACTGCGCCTTACCCTGCCATCAAGGGGCACGAATGGATGCACGGGGACAAGATACTTCAGACGGACACAGAGTCAAGTGCTTTCACCAGTTACAC AATCGAGGGGAAGATGGAAGAGCACTCTGGTGTCTATGATTGCGTCTACAAAACAAACCCAGTGATAAAAGCACAAGTGAATATTTCAG TTCCACCCCAAGTGATGGCATACAAGAAGTCTGAGCATGGGAATGAAGGGGACACTGGTGTGCTGACCTGCAAGAATCCCTCTTTCCCCCCTGTTTTCTCTTGGTTCTGGTACAAAAGTGGTCAAGAG cccatCATCAATGGTTCTGGTCGATACATTATCAAGTCCAGTGGCAACAAGACAGAGTTACGCATTCTTAAACTGAATATTGAGGAGGATACGGGTGACTACCACTGCAATGCCACCAACTCTTACGGCTCTGGTGGTGCTACAGTGAACCTGCGCGTACGCAGCCGTCTAGCAGCACTCTGGCCCTTCCTGGGTATTGTGGCAGAAGTCCTCGTTCTTGTCACCATCATCTTCATCTatgagaagaggaggaagccaGATGAAGTTCTTGATG ATGATGATGGAGGTTCTGCACCGCT GAAAAGCAACGCCACAAACCACAAGGACAAGAACGTCCGCCAGAGAAATGCTAACTAA
- the BSG gene encoding basigin isoform X2 → MAAGVAGPCSLLALLLLGGLAASVAGTTGFIKSPLSQKRLTQDSVELYCEAIGNPIPEIQWWFEGNEPNETYAQLWDGARQDRVKINATYNLHSTSTIYIANLTSDDSGMYECRASNDPDRNHLSKSPKVKWIRSQANVFVIERPEIKAHVTGVSGKLILSCNITAPYPAIKGHEWMHGDKILQTDTESSAFTSYTIEGKMEEHSGVYDCVYKTNPVIKAQVNISVPPQVMAYKKSEHGNEGDTGVLTCKNPSFPPVFSWFWYKSGQEPIINGSGRYIIKSSGNKTELRILKLNIEEDTGDYHCNATNSYGSGGATVNLRVRSRLAALWPFLGIVAEVLVLVTIIFIYEKRRKPDEVLDGSAPLKSNATNHKDKNVRQRNAN, encoded by the exons ATGGCGGCGGGAGTGGCTGGGCCGTGCAGCCTCCTGGCGCTGCTCCTCCTCGGCGGGCTGGCCGCCAGCGTCGCGGGGACAA CTGGTTTTATAAAGTCACCACTGTCTCAAAAGAGACTGACTCAGGACAGCGTCGAGTTGTACTGCGAGGCGATTGGCAATCCTATCCCTGAGATCCAGTGGTGGTTTGAGGGAAACGAGCCAAATGAGACCTATGCTCAGCTCTGGGATGGTGCACGGCAGGACCGTGTCAAAATCAACGCCACCTACAACCTGCACTCTACCAGTACCATCTACATCGCAAACCTCACAAGCGACGACTCGGGCATGTATGAGTGCCGGGCTAGCAACGACCCTGACCGCAACCACTTGTCGAAGAGCCCCAAAGTCAAGTGGATCCGTTCCCAGGCGAACGTTTTTGTCATCGAAC GTCCAGAAATCAAAGCTCATGTAACTGGTGTCTCTGGCAAGCTGATCCTCAGCTGTAACATCACTGCGCCTTACCCTGCCATCAAGGGGCACGAATGGATGCACGGGGACAAGATACTTCAGACGGACACAGAGTCAAGTGCTTTCACCAGTTACAC AATCGAGGGGAAGATGGAAGAGCACTCTGGTGTCTATGATTGCGTCTACAAAACAAACCCAGTGATAAAAGCACAAGTGAATATTTCAG TTCCACCCCAAGTGATGGCATACAAGAAGTCTGAGCATGGGAATGAAGGGGACACTGGTGTGCTGACCTGCAAGAATCCCTCTTTCCCCCCTGTTTTCTCTTGGTTCTGGTACAAAAGTGGTCAAGAG cccatCATCAATGGTTCTGGTCGATACATTATCAAGTCCAGTGGCAACAAGACAGAGTTACGCATTCTTAAACTGAATATTGAGGAGGATACGGGTGACTACCACTGCAATGCCACCAACTCTTACGGCTCTGGTGGTGCTACAGTGAACCTGCGCGTACGCAGCCGTCTAGCAGCACTCTGGCCCTTCCTGGGTATTGTGGCAGAAGTCCTCGTTCTTGTCACCATCATCTTCATCTatgagaagaggaggaagccaGATGAAGTTCTTGATG GTTCTGCACCGCT GAAAAGCAACGCCACAAACCACAAGGACAAGAACGTCCGCCAGAGAAATGCTAACTAA
- the HCN2 gene encoding LOW QUALITY PROTEIN: potassium/sodium hyperpolarization-activated cyclic nucleotide-gated channel 2 (The sequence of the model RefSeq protein was modified relative to this genomic sequence to represent the inferred CDS: deleted 1 base in 1 codon), whose protein sequence is MRAGRGAAGGEAAAEEEAAEAAKRGGAAAAAAGRARGRGGKGSPNGECRRGEPPRSPGPEPPREPKVSFSCGGGGASPGGAKAAEEGAGEDAGEEARGSQASFMQRQFGAMLQPGVNKFSLRMFGSQKAVEREQERVKSAGAWIIHPYSDFRFYWDFTMLLFMVGNLIIIPVGITFFKEETTAPWIVFNVVSDTFFLMDLVLNFRTGIVIEDNTEIILDPERIKKKYLKTWFVVDFVSSIPVDYVFLIVEKGIDSEVYKTARALRIVRFTKILSLLRLLRLSRLIRYIHQWEEIFHMTYDLASAVMRIINLIGMMLLLCHWDGCLQFLVPMLQDFPQNCWVSINGMVNDSWSELYSFALFKSMSHMLCIGYGKQAPESMTDIWLTMLSMIVGATCYAMFIGHATALIQSLDSSRRQYQEKYKQVEQYMSFHKLPADFRQKIHDYYEHRYQGKMFDEDSILGELNEPLREEIVNFNCRKLVASMPLFANADPNFVTAMLTKLKFEVFQPGDYIIREGTIGKKMYFIQHGVVSILTKGNKEMKLSDGSYFGEICLLTRGRRTASVRADTYCRLYSLSVDNFNEVLEEYPMMRRAFETVAIDRLDRIGKKNSILLHKVQHDLNSGVFNNQENEIIQEIVKYDREMVQQAELQQHTAMYSPVQPQVTSAIATLQQAVAMSFCPQMASPLVGSMALGSPRMMRRLQYAQAVPSPFAVSPVLLQQSPPPQPQPPLPHANPSPSQDQAQPAALPASTSAFAAAAASPPSQSPLASRTFAYGGAPGQLGSQLSLSQQQAPGSPQRLAAHKSTQALHTSSLSQDSRPLSASQPSLPHGLAAGSTQSPPASARESCASIGGGPAAASLGPPAGLRGQAASRGALAHPVSTGSVHVGPPALPQDSAAARKDSAASTPDTDPAKSRLSSNL, encoded by the exons atgcgggcgggccgcggcgcggcgggcggggaggcggcggccgaGGAGGAGGCGGCCGAGGCGGCCaagcgcggcggggcggcggcggcggcggcggggcgagcgcggggccgcggcgggaaGGGGTCCCCGAACGGCGAGTGCCGGCGCGGGGAGCCGCCGCGGAGCCCCGGCCCGGAGCCGCCCCGGGAGCCCAAGGTCTCCTTCtcctgcggcggcggcggcgcgtCCCCCGGCGGGGCCAAGGCGGCCGAGGAGGGCGCGGGCGAGGATGCGGGCGAGGAGGCCCGCGGGAGCCAGGCCAGCTTCATGCAGCGGCAGTTCGGGGCGATGCTCCAGCCCGGCGTCAACAAGTTCTCGCTGCGGATGTTCGGCTCGCAGAAGGCGGTGGAGCGGGAGCAGGAGCGCGTCAAGTCGGCGGGGGCCTGGATCATCCACCCCTACAGCGACTTCAG GTTTTACTGGGACTTCACGATGCTGCTCTTCATGGTGGGCAACCTGATCATCATTCCCGTGGGCATCACCTTCTTCAAGGAGGAGACCACAGCACCCTGGATCGTGTTCAACGTGGTCTCCGACACCTTCTTCCTGATGGACCTGGTGCTGAACTTCCGGACGGGGATTGTCATTGAGGACAACACAGAAATCATCCTGGACCCTGAGAGAATTAAGAAAAAGTACCTCAAGACCTGGTTTGTGGTGGACTTTGTCTCCTCCATCCCCGTGGACTACGTCTTCCTCATTGTGGAGAAGGGCATAGACTCGGAGGTGTACAAGACGGCCCGCGCCCTCCGCATCGTCCGCTTCACCAAGATCCTCAGCCTCCTGCGGCTCCTCCGCCTCTCCCGGCTCATCCGCTACATCCACCAGTGGGAGGAG ATCTTCCACATGACCTACGACCTGGCCAGTGCAGTGATGAGGATCATCAACCTCATCGGCatgatgctgctgctctgccattGGGATGGCTGCCTCCAGTTCCTCGTGCCCATGCTGCAGGATTTCCCCCAGAACTGCTGGGTCTCCATCAATGGGATGGTG AACGACTCCTGGAGCGAGCTGTACTCCTTTGCCCTCTTCAAGTCCATGAGCCACATGCTCTGCATCGGCTATGGGAAGCAGGCACCCGAGAGCATGACGGACATCTGGCTGACGATGCTGAGCATGATCGTGGGGGCCACCTGCTACGCCATGTTCATCGGCCACGCCACTGCCCTCATCCAGTCGCTGGACTCCTCCCGGCGCCAGTACCAGGAGAAG TACAAGCAGGTGGAGCAGTACATGTCCTTCCACAAGCTGCCTGCCGACTTCCGACAGAAGATCCATGACTACTACGAGCATCGCTACCAGGGCAAGATGTTCGACGAGGACAGCATCCTGGGGGAGCTCAATGAGCCCTTGCGTGAG gAAATCGTGAACTTCAACTGCCGCAAACTGGTGGCCTCGATGCCACTGTTTGCCAACGCGGACCCCAACTTTGTCACGGCGATGCTCACCAAGCTGAAGTTCGAGGTGTTCCAGCCAGGTGACTACATCATCCGTGAGGGCACTATCGGCAAGAAGATGTACTTCATCCAGCACGGGGTGGTCAGCATCCTCACCAAGGGCAACAAGGAGATGAAACTCTCTGACGGCTCCTACTTCGGAG AAATCTGCCTGCTGACCCGCGGCCGGCGCACGGCCAGCGTCCGGGCAGACACCTACTGCCGCCTCTACTCGCTGTCGGTGGACAACTTCAACGAGGTGCTGGAGGAGTACCCCATGATGAGACGGGCCTTTGAGACCGTGGCCATCGACCGCCTTGACCGCATCG GGAAGAAGAACTCCATCCTGCTCCACAAAGTGCAGCACGACCTAAACTCGGGGGTCTTCAACAACCAGGAGAACGAGATCATCCAGGAGATTGTCAAGTACGACCGGGAGATGGTGCAGCAGgcggagctgcagcagcacacggCCATGTACAGCCCCGTCCAGCCCCAGGTCACCTCTGCCATCGCCACCCTCCAGCAAGCCGTCGCCATGAGCTTCTGCCCACAGATGGCCAGCCCGCTGGTGGGCTCCATGGCCCTGGGCTCGCCCCGCATGATGCGCCGCTTGCAGTACGCCCAGGCCGTGCCCAGCCCCTTCGCCGTCTCCCccgtcctgctgcagcagagccccccgccgcagccgcagcctcccctgccccacgccAACCCCTCGCCCTCGCAGGACCAGGCGCAGCCCGCGGCCCTGCCCGCCTCCACCAGCGCCttcgccgccgccgcggccaGCCCGCCGTCCCAAAGCCCCCTGGCCAGCCGGACGTTCGCCTAc gggggggcgccggggcagctgggctcccagctctccctcagccagcagcaagccCCCGGCTCGCCCCAGCGCCTGGCCGCCCACAAAAGCACGCAGGCGCTGCACAccagcagcctcagccaggATTCGCGGCCCCTGTCGGCCTcgcagccctccctgccccacggGCTGGCGGCCGGCAGCACCCAGAGCCCCCCAGCCTCGGCCCGCGAGTCCTGCGCCTCCATCGGcgggggcccggccgccgcctcgCTGGGCCCcccggccgggctgcggggccaGGCGGCCTCGCGGGGGGCTCTGGCCCACCCGGTGTCGACGGGCTCGGTGCACGTGGGACCACCCGCCCTGCCACAGGACTCGGCGGCGGCCCGCAAGGATTCGGCGGCCAGCACGCCCGACACGGACCCAGCCAAGTCCCGGCTGTCTTCCAACTTGTGA